The Streptomyces sp. Alt3 genome has a segment encoding these proteins:
- a CDS encoding exonuclease SbcCD subunit D: MRILHTSDWHLGRSFHRVPMLDAQAAYLDHLVETVREHSVDVVVVAGDVYDRAVPPLSAVQLFDDALHRLAAAGVPTVMISGNHDSARRLGVGAGLMARARIHLRTDPDDCATPVVLHDAHGEVAFYGLPYLEPALVKDALGATKAGHEAVLTAAMARVRADLSLRPEGTRSVVLAHAFVAGGAPSDSERDITVGGVAAVPAGVFDGVDYVALGHLHGCQRVTDRVRYSGSPLAYSFSEHAHRKTMWLIDLAPGGEVAAERLDCPVPRPLARLRGRLDTLLEDPALEGHRESWVEATLTDTARPDEPMARLLERFPHTLSLVFDPERAPQDPLASYAQRLAGRDDQQVAEDFVAHVRGGSGPSDEERRVLRAVLDEVRVDDVLGEVSR, from the coding sequence GTGAGGATTCTGCACACCTCGGACTGGCACCTGGGGAGGTCGTTCCACCGTGTACCGATGCTCGACGCCCAGGCCGCCTATCTCGACCACCTCGTCGAGACGGTGCGCGAGCACTCCGTCGACGTGGTCGTGGTGGCGGGCGACGTCTACGACAGGGCTGTTCCGCCCCTGTCGGCCGTCCAGCTGTTCGACGACGCACTGCACCGGCTCGCCGCCGCCGGGGTGCCGACCGTCATGATCTCCGGCAACCACGACTCGGCCCGCAGGCTCGGTGTCGGTGCCGGGCTGATGGCACGGGCCCGGATCCATCTGCGTACGGATCCCGACGACTGCGCGACGCCGGTCGTGCTCCACGACGCGCACGGTGAGGTGGCGTTCTACGGACTGCCCTATCTGGAGCCCGCGCTCGTCAAGGACGCGCTCGGTGCCACCAAGGCGGGGCACGAGGCGGTCCTCACGGCGGCGATGGCCCGCGTACGGGCCGACCTCTCGCTCCGGCCCGAGGGCACCCGGTCGGTGGTCCTGGCTCACGCGTTCGTGGCGGGCGGTGCACCCAGCGACAGCGAACGCGACATCACGGTCGGAGGTGTCGCAGCCGTCCCGGCGGGAGTCTTCGACGGCGTCGACTACGTGGCGCTCGGCCACCTGCACGGCTGCCAGAGGGTCACGGACCGCGTCCGGTACTCCGGATCGCCGCTGGCGTACTCCTTCTCCGAGCACGCGCACCGCAAGACGATGTGGCTCATCGATCTCGCCCCCGGCGGGGAGGTCGCCGCCGAACGCCTCGACTGCCCCGTACCGCGCCCGCTCGCGCGGCTCCGCGGCCGCCTGGACACACTGCTGGAGGACCCGGCCCTCGAAGGACACCGGGAATCCTGGGTGGAGGCCACCCTGACCGACACCGCGCGGCCGGACGAGCCCATGGCCCGCCTCCTGGAACGCTTCCCGCACACGCTCAGCCTGGTGTTCGACCCCGAACGTGCCCCGCAGGACCCCCTCGCCTCCTACGCGCAGCGACTCGCGGGACGTGACGACCAGCAGGTGGCGGAGGATTTCGTGGCCCATGTACGCGGTGGCAGCGGACCCAGCGACGAGGAGCGCAGGGTGCTGCGCGCCGTGCTCGACGAGGTACGGGTCGACGACGTGCTCGGCGAGGTGTCCCGTTGA
- a CDS encoding AAA family ATPase, protein MRLHRLTLTAFGPFGATQEVDFDALSSAGIFLLHGPTGAGKTSVLDAVCYGLYGAVPGARQSPGTSLRSDHAPVDRPTEVRLELTVGGRRLEVTRRPAQPRPKKRGGGFTTEKAQSWLREYHPEHGWKALSRSHQEIGEEIGGLVGMSRDQFCQVVLLPQGDFARFLRADAEARGKLLGRLFDTRRFAAVEERLAEQRRAAEARVRTGDEQILALAHRLAQAAGPAAEEPAPEERPGEPGLAEGVLRWAAVARSGALERLDIARWALTAAEQRSDAARSRFEAERELARLQQRYEETRRRAAGLEDRRAERDRCHEQLARARKADLVAPALDLRDEAERAHRTAVAALARSRAGLPFELAEAGLDQLADRERGLRAELGALGSARRAERRSREIDVERAGLERQSRSDDELIQEAAEWLAGWDSTHRSLREHVEAAQDAATRAEQLAGRLDPARRRLEAARRRDALGGQEETAAAALTAARESAVGAHEKWLALREQRLRGVAAELAGQLADGVACTVCGSPEHPEPARAEAGHVDRATEEAALTAHQRAERTRTEAEGRLGVLRERLATARAEALDPGGSGSTGRASVSVAGLSDVVDRLTREHAEAHRLAVQSHVAREALASAEREHLGRLDDLQQAERRTAARTSQREALDREQAALEDELAKARGASASVAEHAGLLERRAGLLACAADALRAEHGAAERLKEADGRLSDAAFRAGFDTPQAAAAKILGDAAQRELQHRVDAWQTEAATVADRLAEEDAKDAAGRPAATPDEAQAAYDLSVRALRESAAAHSAAQERSTELGRLSRRTEDEVRALGPVRQEYERVARLAGLTAGTSADNERKMRLEAYVLAARLEQVAAAATVRLRRMSGGRYTLVHSDDRSGGRRAGLGLHVVDSWTGRERDTATLSGGETFFASLALALGLADVVTDEAGGVRLDTLFIDEGFGSLDEQTLDEVLDVLDSLRERDRSVGIVSHVGDLRRRIPAQLEVVKERHGSAVVHRTAGALSG, encoded by the coding sequence TTGAGGCTGCACAGGCTCACCCTGACCGCGTTCGGCCCGTTCGGCGCCACTCAGGAGGTCGACTTCGACGCCCTGTCGTCGGCCGGGATCTTTCTGCTGCACGGCCCCACCGGTGCGGGCAAGACCTCCGTTCTCGACGCCGTCTGCTACGGCCTGTACGGGGCCGTGCCCGGCGCCCGGCAGAGCCCCGGCACCTCGCTGCGCAGTGACCACGCCCCGGTGGACCGGCCGACCGAGGTGCGCCTCGAACTGACGGTCGGGGGGCGCCGACTGGAGGTCACCAGGCGGCCGGCCCAGCCCCGCCCCAAGAAGAGGGGCGGCGGATTCACGACCGAGAAGGCGCAGAGCTGGCTGCGGGAGTACCACCCCGAGCACGGCTGGAAGGCCCTGAGCCGCTCCCACCAGGAGATCGGGGAGGAGATCGGCGGGCTCGTCGGAATGAGCCGGGACCAGTTCTGCCAGGTGGTGCTGCTGCCCCAGGGTGACTTCGCCCGGTTCCTGCGGGCCGACGCGGAGGCGCGTGGAAAGCTTCTCGGCCGTCTCTTCGACACCCGCCGGTTCGCCGCCGTCGAGGAGCGCCTGGCCGAGCAGCGGCGGGCGGCCGAAGCACGGGTCAGGACCGGGGACGAACAGATCCTCGCGCTGGCCCACCGCCTCGCTCAGGCGGCCGGCCCGGCCGCGGAGGAGCCGGCTCCCGAGGAACGGCCGGGCGAGCCCGGGCTCGCCGAGGGGGTCCTGCGATGGGCGGCCGTGGCGCGCAGCGGTGCCCTTGAACGGCTCGACATCGCCCGCTGGGCGCTGACCGCGGCGGAACAGCGGAGCGACGCCGCACGCAGCAGGTTCGAGGCCGAACGGGAACTGGCCCGGCTCCAGCAGCGGTACGAGGAGACCCGCCGCCGTGCCGCCGGGCTGGAGGACCGCCGCGCGGAACGGGACCGCTGCCACGAGCAGCTGGCCCGTGCCCGCAAGGCGGACCTGGTCGCCCCGGCTCTCGATCTGCGCGACGAGGCCGAGCGGGCCCACCGCACGGCTGTCGCGGCGCTGGCACGGTCCCGCGCCGGTCTGCCGTTCGAACTGGCCGAGGCGGGCCTCGATCAACTGGCCGACCGGGAACGCGGTCTCCGGGCGGAGCTGGGCGCGCTCGGATCCGCACGCCGTGCCGAGCGGCGGAGCCGGGAGATCGACGTCGAACGGGCCGGCCTGGAGCGTCAGTCCCGCTCGGACGACGAACTGATCCAGGAGGCGGCGGAATGGCTGGCCGGCTGGGACAGCACCCACCGGAGCCTCAGGGAACACGTGGAGGCCGCACAGGACGCCGCGACCCGGGCGGAGCAGCTGGCCGGCCGGCTCGACCCCGCCCGCAGGAGGCTGGAGGCGGCACGACGGCGTGACGCCCTCGGTGGCCAGGAGGAGACCGCGGCGGCGGCCCTGACCGCGGCACGCGAGAGCGCGGTGGGCGCGCACGAGAAGTGGCTGGCCCTGCGCGAACAGCGGCTGCGCGGCGTCGCGGCGGAACTGGCCGGTCAGCTGGCCGACGGTGTCGCCTGCACGGTGTGCGGCTCGCCCGAGCACCCCGAGCCGGCCCGCGCGGAGGCGGGGCATGTGGACCGGGCCACTGAGGAGGCGGCGCTCACCGCCCATCAGCGGGCCGAGCGGACCCGCACGGAGGCGGAGGGCCGGCTGGGAGTCCTGCGCGAACGCCTCGCGACGGCGCGTGCGGAGGCCTTGGACCCGGGTGGGTCCGGCTCGACAGGCCGGGCGTCCGTCTCCGTGGCCGGACTGAGTGACGTGGTCGACCGCCTGACCCGGGAGCACGCGGAAGCGCACCGCCTGGCCGTGCAGTCGCACGTGGCCCGGGAGGCACTGGCCTCCGCGGAGCGTGAGCACCTCGGCAGGCTCGACGACCTGCAGCAGGCGGAGCGGCGTACGGCTGCCCGCACGTCGCAGCGGGAAGCGCTCGACCGTGAACAGGCCGCGCTGGAGGACGAACTGGCCAAGGCCCGGGGCGCCAGTGCCTCGGTGGCCGAGCACGCCGGACTGCTGGAGCGCCGGGCCGGACTGCTGGCCTGCGCGGCCGACGCCCTCCGCGCCGAACACGGAGCCGCCGAGCGCCTCAAGGAGGCTGACGGCAGGCTCTCCGACGCCGCCTTCCGGGCCGGATTCGACACGCCGCAGGCCGCCGCCGCGAAGATCCTCGGGGACGCCGCGCAGCGGGAGCTCCAGCACCGCGTCGACGCCTGGCAGACGGAGGCAGCCACTGTCGCCGACCGTCTCGCGGAGGAGGACGCCAAGGATGCCGCGGGAAGGCCGGCCGCCACGCCGGACGAGGCGCAGGCCGCGTACGACCTGTCCGTGCGGGCCCTGCGCGAGAGCGCCGCCGCGCACTCCGCCGCGCAGGAGCGCAGCACGGAGCTCGGCCGGCTCTCCCGTCGCACGGAGGACGAGGTGCGCGCGCTGGGGCCGGTGCGGCAGGAGTACGAGCGGGTCGCCCGTCTCGCCGGGCTGACGGCGGGCACCTCCGCGGACAACGAGCGGAAGATGCGGCTGGAGGCGTACGTACTGGCGGCCCGCCTCGAACAGGTTGCCGCCGCGGCGACGGTCCGCCTCCGGCGGATGTCCGGGGGCCGCTACACGCTGGTCCACTCCGACGACCGCAGCGGGGGCCGCAGGGCGGGACTCGGTCTGCACGTCGTCGACTCCTGGACGGGACGGGAGCGCGACACGGCGACCCTGTCAGGCGGGGAGACCTTCTTCGCCTCGCTCGCCCTCGCTCTCGGCCTGGCCGATGTGGTGACGGACGAGGCGGGCGGCGTACGCCTTGACACGCTCTTCATCGACGAGGGCTTCGGCAGCCTGGACGAACAGACACTGGACGAAGTGCTCGACGTCCTGGACTCGCTGCGGGAACGTGACCGCAGCGTCGGCATCGTCAGCCACGTGGGCGACCTGCGCCGCCGCATCCCCGCCCAGCTCGAGGTGGTGAAGGAGAGGCACGGGTCGGCCGTCGTCCACCGGACCGCCGGTGCGCTCAGCGGCTGA
- a CDS encoding Lrp/AsnC family transcriptional regulator, with protein MTEYSPDATDWLILDVLQRDGRATFAELARAVSMSPSAVTERVRRLEEVGVISGYAAVVDPERLGLPILALVRLRYPNGNYKPFHDLTASTPEILEAHHVTGDDCFVLKVTARSMRHLEEVTGRIGTLGSVTTSVVYSSPLPRRAISR; from the coding sequence ATGACCGAGTATTCCCCGGACGCCACGGACTGGCTCATCCTCGATGTCCTCCAACGCGACGGACGTGCGACGTTCGCCGAACTGGCCCGCGCCGTATCGATGTCCCCCAGCGCCGTCACCGAGCGGGTACGCCGCCTCGAAGAGGTGGGGGTGATCAGCGGATATGCCGCGGTGGTGGACCCGGAGCGGCTGGGTCTGCCGATCCTCGCCCTCGTACGGCTGCGTTACCCGAACGGCAACTACAAGCCGTTCCACGACCTGACGGCCTCCACACCGGAGATCCTGGAGGCCCACCACGTCACCGGGGACGACTGTTTCGTCCTCAAGGTGACCGCGAGGTCGATGCGTCACCTGGAGGAGGTCACGGGGAGGATCGGCACCCTCGGCTCCGTGACCACCAGCGTCGTCTACTCCTCCCCGCTCCCCCGCCGGGCCATCAGCCGCTGA
- a CDS encoding rhodanese-like domain-containing protein yields the protein MTSQVITTRNPVLRVPPASPAAAAAYFGASLAFHADVSDVATALDPGDDPGFVVVDSRSTASWNQGHVPGAVHLPTALVAEQAAGLLDPAVPVVTYCWGPGCNGGAKAALALAELGYQVKEMLGGFEYWVREGFAYETWEGSERRSADALTAPVDADDCGC from the coding sequence ATGACCTCACAGGTGATCACCACCCGAAACCCCGTCCTCCGCGTCCCGCCCGCCTCTCCGGCAGCGGCGGCCGCGTACTTCGGTGCCTCGCTGGCCTTCCACGCGGACGTGTCCGACGTGGCCACAGCCCTGGACCCCGGAGACGACCCCGGATTCGTCGTGGTCGACTCCCGCTCCACCGCCTCCTGGAACCAGGGGCACGTCCCCGGTGCGGTGCACCTGCCGACCGCCCTCGTCGCGGAGCAGGCGGCCGGCCTCCTCGACCCGGCCGTTCCCGTGGTCACGTACTGCTGGGGGCCGGGCTGCAACGGAGGGGCCAAGGCCGCACTGGCGCTCGCCGAACTCGGCTACCAGGTCAAGGAGATGCTCGGCGGGTTCGAGTACTGGGTACGCGAGGGATTCGCGTACGAGACCTGGGAGGGTTCGGAGCGGCGCTCCGCCGACGCGCTCACCGCGCCCGTGGACGCCGACGACTGCGGCTGCTGA
- a CDS encoding ATP-grasp domain-containing protein, with protein sequence MTSPGFLFCCDPLRPTRTDSVFAEEEGAARRVGARTALVDHDALLAGDCETAVRRVPRGSGPYWYRGWMMPAARYADFERALAARGCALLTDAAAYRRAHELPGWYEAFTGLTPRSVWRSLSAGELLPGPAAGLAEDLGSGPGIVKDFVKSRKDEWHEACFVPELKDVDRLAAVVGRFVELQGEFLAGGVVLRAYEPFVPGGEARVWWVDGEVARVTAHPDTPDRLPAPDLGAVGEAVRALDCRWVATDMALREDGAWRVVEVGDGQVSGLPAGDDGEALFRALLGPSAL encoded by the coding sequence ATGACTTCGCCCGGCTTCCTGTTCTGCTGCGACCCGTTGCGGCCGACGCGTACGGATTCCGTGTTCGCCGAGGAGGAGGGCGCGGCACGGCGCGTGGGCGCCCGGACCGCCCTTGTCGATCACGACGCACTGCTCGCCGGGGATTGCGAGACCGCCGTACGCCGGGTGCCGCGGGGCTCGGGGCCGTACTGGTACCGGGGCTGGATGATGCCGGCCGCCCGTTACGCGGACTTCGAGCGCGCCCTCGCCGCTCGTGGCTGCGCACTGCTCACCGACGCCGCCGCGTACCGCCGTGCCCATGAACTCCCCGGGTGGTACGAGGCGTTCACCGGGCTCACGCCGCGAAGCGTCTGGCGCTCCCTGTCCGCAGGGGAGCTTCTGCCCGGTCCCGCCGCCGGGCTCGCCGAGGATCTCGGCTCGGGCCCCGGCATCGTCAAGGACTTCGTGAAGTCCCGTAAGGACGAGTGGCACGAGGCTTGCTTCGTGCCGGAGCTGAAGGACGTGGACCGGCTCGCCGCCGTCGTCGGCCGGTTCGTCGAGCTGCAGGGGGAGTTCCTGGCCGGAGGAGTGGTGCTGCGGGCGTACGAGCCGTTCGTGCCGGGCGGCGAGGCGCGGGTGTGGTGGGTGGACGGCGAGGTCGCACGGGTGACGGCGCATCCGGACACGCCGGACCGGCTGCCCGCGCCGGACCTCGGCGCCGTCGGCGAGGCCGTGCGCGCACTCGACTGCCGCTGGGTGGCCACCGACATGGCGCTCCGGGAGGACGGGGCCTGGCGGGTGGTGGAGGTCGGCGACGGTCAGGTCAGCGGCCTGCCCGCCGGCGACGACGGCGAGGCCCTGTTCCGTGCGCTCCTCGGGCCGTCCGCCCTCTGA
- a CDS encoding DUF885 domain-containing protein, translated as MSDTSSSALPRQVADAYVDAYIDLDPITGTYLGVAESSRRLPDFSPAGQEATAELIRRTLVELDAAEQVPGADTDEERRCARLLRERLTAELAVHEAEEGLRAVSNIHSPAHSLREVFTATPTATEEDWAAVVDRLRAVPAALEGYRASLALGLERKLYGGPRPTATFIGQLGAWAGENGTGFFEDFVAEGPATLRAELDGAAGEASAGLVALRDWMRDVYAPAVEGAPDTVGRERYARWARQFNGTDLDLDEAYAYGWSEYHRLLAEMRTEADKILPGAGPWEALAHLDVHGKHIEGVDEVRVWLQNLMDEAIEALDGTHFELAERVRKVESRIAPAGGAAAPYYTGPSEDFSRPGRTWLPTMGETRFPVYDLVSTWYHEGVPGHHLQIAQWTHVAASLSRYQASVGQVSANAEGWALYAERLMDELGFLPDAERRLGYLDAQMMRACRVIVDIGMHLELEIPADSPFRPGERWTPALAQEFFGSHSGRPADFVESELTRYLSMPGQAIGYKLGERAWLLGRENARKAHGDAFDLKAWHMAALSQGSLGLDDLVDELSKL; from the coding sequence ATGTCAGACACATCGAGCAGCGCACTGCCGCGCCAGGTCGCCGACGCCTACGTCGACGCGTACATCGATCTCGACCCGATCACCGGTACCTATCTCGGTGTCGCGGAAAGCTCCCGTCGGCTGCCCGATTTCTCGCCCGCCGGTCAGGAGGCCACGGCCGAGCTGATCCGCAGGACCCTCGTGGAACTCGACGCCGCGGAGCAGGTGCCGGGCGCGGACACCGACGAGGAGAGGCGTTGCGCACGGCTGCTGCGCGAACGCCTCACGGCCGAACTCGCCGTCCACGAGGCCGAGGAGGGCCTCCGGGCGGTTTCCAACATTCACTCCCCGGCGCACAGCCTCCGTGAGGTGTTCACGGCGACGCCGACGGCGACGGAGGAGGACTGGGCCGCGGTCGTGGACCGTCTGCGGGCGGTGCCCGCCGCGCTGGAGGGCTACCGCGCCTCGCTCGCACTGGGGCTGGAGCGGAAGCTGTACGGCGGCCCGCGCCCGACGGCTACGTTCATCGGTCAGCTCGGCGCCTGGGCCGGGGAGAACGGCACGGGATTCTTCGAGGACTTCGTGGCAGAGGGACCCGCCACGCTGCGCGCGGAGCTGGACGGAGCGGCAGGGGAGGCATCCGCCGGCCTGGTCGCGCTGCGGGACTGGATGAGGGATGTGTACGCCCCCGCCGTCGAGGGTGCTCCCGACACCGTCGGCAGGGAGCGCTATGCCCGCTGGGCACGCCAGTTCAACGGTACGGACCTGGATCTCGACGAGGCGTACGCCTACGGCTGGTCCGAGTACCACCGGCTGCTGGCCGAGATGAGGACCGAGGCGGACAAGATCCTGCCGGGCGCCGGCCCTTGGGAGGCGCTGGCCCATCTCGACGTGCACGGCAAGCACATCGAGGGCGTGGACGAGGTCCGGGTCTGGCTGCAGAACCTGATGGACGAGGCCATCGAGGCGCTCGACGGCACCCACTTCGAACTGGCGGAGCGCGTGCGGAAGGTGGAGTCCCGGATCGCCCCCGCGGGCGGTGCCGCCGCCCCTTACTACACGGGCCCCTCGGAGGACTTCTCGCGGCCGGGCCGTACCTGGCTCCCCACCATGGGCGAGACCCGCTTCCCCGTCTACGACCTGGTGTCCACCTGGTACCACGAGGGCGTGCCGGGCCATCACCTGCAGATCGCGCAGTGGACGCACGTCGCCGCGAGCCTCTCGCGCTACCAGGCCTCGGTCGGCCAGGTCAGCGCGAACGCCGAGGGCTGGGCTCTGTACGCCGAGCGGCTCATGGACGAGCTGGGATTCCTGCCCGACGCGGAGCGCCGCCTGGGTTACCTGGACGCGCAGATGATGCGCGCATGCCGGGTGATCGTCGACATCGGCATGCACCTGGAGCTGGAGATCCCCGCGGACTCGCCGTTCCGCCCCGGCGAGCGGTGGACGCCTGCTCTGGCCCAGGAGTTCTTCGGCAGCCACAGTGGCCGGCCCGCCGACTTCGTGGAGAGCGAGCTGACCCGCTATCTGTCGATGCCGGGACAGGCCATCGGCTACAAGCTGGGCGAAAGGGCATGGCTGCTGGGCCGGGAGAACGCCCGGAAGGCCCACGGCGACGCGTTCGACCTCAAGGCCTGGCACATGGCGGCCCTGTCGCAGGGGTCGCTCGGCCTGGACGACCTGGTGGACGAGCTGTCCAAGCTCTGA
- a CDS encoding Lrp/AsnC family transcriptional regulator encodes MSESVALDPVDLHILRLLQNDARTTYRELAAEVGVAPSTCLDRVARLRRSGVILGHRLRLDPARLGRGLEALLLVQVRPHRRELIGPFVDRIRALPESRAFFHLTGPDDYLVHVAVADPTDLQRLVLDEFTSRREVARVETRLIFQQWECGPLMPPTADGRNPATGSGTRPGS; translated from the coding sequence ATGTCTGAATCCGTCGCTCTCGATCCGGTTGATCTGCACATTCTGCGGCTCCTGCAGAACGATGCGCGGACGACGTACCGGGAGCTCGCCGCGGAAGTCGGAGTGGCCCCGTCCACCTGTCTGGACCGGGTGGCACGGCTGCGCCGGTCCGGTGTGATCCTCGGGCACCGGCTGCGGCTCGATCCGGCGCGGCTGGGCCGCGGCCTGGAGGCGCTCCTGCTGGTCCAGGTCCGGCCGCACCGCAGGGAGCTCATCGGCCCGTTCGTCGACCGGATCAGGGCGCTCCCGGAGTCCCGGGCGTTCTTCCACCTCACCGGACCGGACGACTACCTGGTGCATGTGGCCGTCGCCGACCCGACCGATCTGCAGCGTCTGGTGCTGGACGAGTTCACCTCACGCCGTGAGGTGGCACGGGTGGAGACCCGGCTGATCTTCCAGCAGTGGGAGTGCGGCCCGTTGATGCCGCCCACCGCGGACGGGCGGAATCCCGCCACCGGCTCCGGGACACGTCCCGGCTCCTGA
- a CDS encoding trans-sulfuration enzyme family protein — MDTEAISLTPQPSFRSRALATEAVHAGRDDLASQGLHAAPIDLSTTYPSYDSRGEAARIDAFATTGARPDGPPVYARLDNPTTARFETALARLEGAASAVAFASGMAALTGVLLARASLGLRHVVAVRPLYGCSDHLLGAGLLGTEVTWTDPAGIAEAIRPDTGLVMVETPANPTLAEIDIRAVAHSCGSVPLLVDSTFATPVLQRPLEHGARIVLHSATKYLGGHGDVMGGVVACDEEFAATLRQVRFATGGVLHPMAGYLLLRGLSTLPVRVRAASASAAELARRLSADPRVARVHYPEVGGAMVSFEVFGDPHRIIAGVRLITPAVSLGSVDTLIQHPASISHRIVDEGDRRAAGVGDRLLRMSVGLEDVEDLWADLCQALSDGGAVPAGRPGRASRSGEAVRPGEATAATAPLSGAAVPSAVRTAAREPR; from the coding sequence ATGGACACCGAAGCCATCTCGCTGACACCCCAGCCCTCCTTCCGGTCCAGAGCGCTCGCCACCGAAGCCGTGCACGCCGGACGCGATGATCTCGCCTCTCAGGGTCTGCACGCCGCGCCGATCGATCTGTCCACCACCTATCCCTCGTACGACTCCCGGGGCGAGGCCGCGCGCATCGACGCCTTCGCCACCACGGGAGCCAGACCCGACGGCCCGCCCGTCTACGCACGGCTGGACAACCCGACGACGGCCCGCTTCGAGACGGCACTCGCCCGGCTCGAGGGCGCAGCGAGCGCAGTCGCCTTCGCCAGCGGGATGGCCGCGCTCACCGGCGTCCTGCTGGCCCGGGCGAGCCTGGGGCTGCGCCATGTCGTCGCGGTGCGGCCGCTCTACGGCTGCAGCGATCACCTCCTCGGCGCCGGGCTGCTGGGCACCGAGGTGACCTGGACGGATCCGGCGGGCATCGCCGAGGCGATCCGCCCGGACACCGGACTCGTCATGGTCGAGACGCCCGCCAACCCGACGCTGGCCGAGATCGACATCCGGGCCGTGGCGCACTCCTGCGGCTCCGTGCCCCTCCTCGTCGACAGCACCTTCGCCACGCCCGTGCTGCAACGGCCGCTCGAACACGGCGCGCGGATCGTGCTGCACAGCGCCACCAAGTACCTGGGCGGTCACGGTGACGTGATGGGTGGTGTCGTCGCCTGCGACGAGGAGTTCGCCGCGACCCTGCGGCAGGTCCGGTTCGCCACCGGGGGCGTACTGCATCCCATGGCCGGTTATCTGCTGCTGCGCGGGCTGTCCACCCTGCCCGTGCGGGTCAGGGCGGCGTCCGCCTCCGCGGCCGAACTGGCCCGGAGGCTCTCGGCCGATCCCCGCGTCGCACGGGTGCACTACCCGGAGGTGGGCGGTGCGATGGTGTCCTTCGAAGTCTTCGGGGACCCCCACAGGATCATCGCGGGCGTCCGGCTGATCACGCCCGCCGTCAGCCTCGGCAGTGTGGACACACTCATCCAGCACCCGGCCTCCATCAGCCACCGCATCGTGGATGAGGGAGACCGGCGGGCCGCGGGCGTCGGTGACCGGCTGCTGCGCATGTCGGTCGGCCTGGAGGACGTCGAGGACCTCTGGGCGGATCTGTGTCAGGCGCTCAGCGACGGAGGTGCTGTTCCGGCTGGTCGGCCGGGGCGAGCGTCTCGGTCCGGGGAAGCTGTTCGGCCAGGGGAGGCGACGGCTGCGACTGCGCCCCTGAGCGGGGCAGCGGTTCCGTCGGCCGTGCGGACTGCTGCGCGGGAGCCGCGGTGA